The following coding sequences are from one Streptomyces dengpaensis window:
- the ectB gene encoding diaminobutyrate--2-oxoglutarate transaminase: MTITQPDLSVFETLESEVRSYCRGWPAVFDRAQGSRMYDEDGHAYLDFFAGAGSLNYGHNNPVLKRALIDYLERDGVTHGLDMSTTAKRAFLESFQNLVLRPRDLPYKVMFPGPTGTNAVESALKLARKVKGREAIVSFTNAFHGMSLGALAVTGNAFKRAGAGIPLVHGTPMPFDNYFDGQVPDFLWFERLLEDQGSGLNQPAAVIVETVQGEGGINVARPEWLRALADLCARRDMLLIVDDIQMGCGRTGAFFSFEEAGIVPDIVTVSKSISGYGLPMSLCLFKPELDIWEPGEHNGTFRGNNPAFVTAAAALEAYWADGSAMEKQTRARGEQIEQALISITEENLADVKEYRGRGLVWGIEFTEKERAGRIAQRAFELGLLVETSGPESEVVKLLPALTITPDELDEGLRTLARAVRETV, from the coding sequence GTGACGATCACCCAGCCCGACCTCAGTGTCTTCGAGACCCTGGAGTCGGAGGTGCGCAGCTACTGCCGTGGCTGGCCCGCCGTCTTCGACCGGGCGCAGGGCAGCCGGATGTACGACGAGGACGGGCACGCGTACCTCGACTTCTTCGCCGGCGCGGGATCGCTGAACTACGGGCACAACAACCCCGTACTCAAACGGGCCCTGATCGACTACCTGGAACGCGACGGCGTCACCCACGGGCTCGACATGTCGACGACCGCCAAGCGCGCCTTCCTGGAGTCCTTCCAGAATCTCGTCCTGCGGCCGCGCGATCTGCCGTACAAGGTCATGTTCCCGGGGCCGACCGGCACCAACGCCGTCGAGTCCGCGCTGAAGCTGGCGCGCAAGGTGAAGGGGCGCGAGGCGATCGTGTCCTTCACCAACGCGTTCCACGGGATGTCGCTCGGGGCGCTCGCCGTGACCGGCAACGCGTTCAAGCGGGCGGGCGCCGGCATTCCGCTCGTGCACGGCACCCCGATGCCGTTCGACAACTACTTCGACGGGCAGGTCCCGGACTTCCTCTGGTTCGAGCGGCTGCTCGAGGACCAGGGGTCGGGGCTCAACCAGCCCGCCGCGGTCATCGTCGAGACCGTGCAGGGCGAGGGCGGCATCAACGTCGCGCGACCCGAGTGGCTGCGCGCCCTCGCCGACCTGTGCGCGCGGCGCGACATGCTGCTGATCGTCGACGACATCCAGATGGGCTGCGGACGCACGGGGGCCTTCTTCTCCTTCGAGGAGGCGGGGATCGTGCCCGACATCGTGACCGTCTCCAAGTCCATCAGCGGGTACGGCCTTCCGATGTCCCTGTGCCTGTTCAAGCCCGAGCTGGACATCTGGGAGCCGGGCGAGCACAACGGCACCTTCCGCGGCAACAACCCGGCGTTCGTCACGGCCGCCGCCGCACTGGAGGCGTACTGGGCCGACGGCTCCGCCATGGAGAAGCAGACCCGCGCCCGCGGCGAGCAGATCGAGCAGGCGCTGATCTCGATCACCGAGGAGAACCTCGCCGACGTCAAGGAGTACCGGGGGCGAGGGCTCGTCTGGGGCATCGAGTTCACGGAGAAGGAGCGCGCGGGGCGTATCGCGCAGCGCGCCTTCGAGCTCGGGCTGCTCGTCGAGACGTCGGGGCCGGAGAGCGAGGTCGTGAAACTCCTCCCGGCGCTCACCATCACCCCCGACGAGCTCGACGAGGGTCTGCGCACCCTGGCCCGCGCCGTACGAGAGACCGTCTGA
- the ectA gene encoding diaminobutyrate acetyltransferase has translation MTAAQADLQAEFLEMPEGLRIDRPEVSDGAVLWRIAKDSRTLDLNSSYSYLLWCRDFAGTSAVARDADGAPVGFVTGYVRPERPRTLLVWQVAVDGAYRGRGLAAALLDGLTARVAGERGLSVVETTITPGNTASERLFTSYARRHGADVEREVLFEAAQFPDGPHDPEVLYRIGPLFR, from the coding sequence ATGACCGCCGCACAAGCAGACCTGCAAGCGGAATTCCTGGAAATGCCCGAGGGACTGCGGATCGACCGTCCTGAGGTGTCGGACGGTGCCGTGCTCTGGCGCATCGCCAAGGACTCCAGAACCCTCGACCTGAACTCCTCGTACAGCTATCTGCTCTGGTGCCGTGACTTCGCCGGCACCTCGGCGGTGGCGCGCGACGCGGACGGGGCGCCCGTCGGTTTCGTCACCGGGTACGTCCGGCCCGAGCGCCCGCGCACCCTGCTCGTATGGCAGGTGGCCGTCGACGGCGCGTACCGCGGGCGCGGGCTCGCCGCGGCGCTGCTCGACGGACTCACCGCGCGGGTCGCGGGCGAGCGCGGGCTGTCCGTCGTCGAGACGACCATCACGCCGGGCAACACCGCCTCCGAGCGCCTGTTCACGTCGTACGCGCGACGCCACGGCGCGGACGTCGAGCGCGAAGTGCTGTTCGAGGCGGCGCAGTTCCCCGACGGACCACACGACCCCGAAGTGCTGTACCGCATCGGCCCCCTCTTCCGCTGA
- a CDS encoding basic amino acid ABC transporter substrate-binding protein, producing the protein MNSVLGRRTRILAATTATAGLLLVAGCSSDDGGDKATANGVPVVKAGQITTCTHLPYPPFQSEIGGKVQGFDVSLIDLVAGDLGVKQDIVDTPFENFKTGAFLNSRQCDLAAAGMTITEERKKNVDFSDPYFDATQAVLVDKKSGIGSFADLKGKKVGAQAQTTGEEYVTSKGLDPVSFESSDAVINGLRTGQVQAVVIDYPVVQGWLKDKANADAFKVVDNLNTGEQYGFTVKKGNTELLAAVNKAIKEAKADGTYKKLYEQWIGPYDESAATATPSAS; encoded by the coding sequence GTGAACTCGGTCCTCGGACGCCGGACCCGTATTCTGGCCGCCACCACCGCGACGGCTGGGCTGCTGCTCGTGGCCGGCTGCTCCTCGGACGACGGGGGTGACAAGGCCACCGCCAACGGGGTCCCCGTGGTCAAGGCGGGCCAGATCACGACCTGCACCCACCTCCCGTACCCGCCCTTCCAGTCGGAGATCGGCGGCAAGGTGCAGGGCTTCGACGTGTCGCTGATCGACCTGGTCGCGGGCGACCTGGGGGTGAAGCAGGACATCGTCGACACGCCCTTCGAGAACTTCAAGACGGGCGCGTTCCTCAACTCCCGCCAGTGCGACCTCGCCGCGGCCGGCATGACGATCACCGAGGAGCGCAAGAAGAACGTCGACTTCTCGGACCCGTACTTCGACGCCACGCAGGCCGTCCTCGTCGACAAGAAGAGCGGCATCGGCTCCTTCGCCGACCTCAAGGGCAAGAAGGTCGGCGCCCAGGCGCAGACGACCGGTGAGGAGTACGTGACGAGCAAGGGCCTCGACCCCGTCTCCTTCGAGTCCTCCGACGCCGTCATCAACGGCCTGCGCACCGGCCAGGTCCAGGCCGTCGTCATCGACTACCCGGTCGTCCAGGGCTGGCTGAAGGACAAGGCCAACGCCGACGCCTTCAAGGTGGTCGACAATCTCAACACCGGTGAGCAGTACGGCTTCACGGTGAAGAAGGGCAACACCGAGCTCCTCGCCGCCGTCAACAAGGCGATCAAGGAAGCGAAGGCCGACGGCACGTACAAGAAGCTGTACGAGCAGTGGATCGGCCCCTACGACGAGTCCGCGGCCACCGCCACGCCGTCCGCCTCATGA
- a CDS encoding amino acid ABC transporter permease, protein MSGAGTQVRPRKSGLTRRQKRALSRGAQYVVFVAAVIALAVTADWGTLKNQFAQWDLVQQMFPDVITMALKNTVLYTVSGFVFGLVLGMVIALMRLSPVGPYRWLAGVYIEIFRGLPALLIFVFVGVAVPLAFPGTEIPGGTYGKVALALGLVSAAYMAETIRAGIQAVPKGQMEAARSLGFSHARAMVSIIIPQAFRIVIPPLTNELVLLFKDSSLVLFLGVTLEERELTKFGRDLASQTANSTPILVAGLCYLLVTVPLGFVVRRLEAKAGEATK, encoded by the coding sequence ATGAGCGGTGCCGGTACACAAGTCCGGCCCCGCAAGTCCGGCCTGACCCGGCGTCAGAAGCGCGCGCTGTCGCGCGGCGCGCAGTACGTCGTCTTCGTCGCGGCCGTGATCGCCCTCGCGGTCACGGCCGACTGGGGGACGCTGAAGAACCAGTTCGCGCAATGGGACCTGGTTCAGCAGATGTTCCCGGACGTCATCACGATGGCGCTGAAGAACACCGTGCTGTACACGGTGTCCGGCTTCGTCTTCGGCCTCGTGCTCGGCATGGTCATCGCCCTGATGCGGCTGTCTCCGGTCGGCCCGTACCGCTGGCTGGCCGGCGTCTACATCGAGATCTTCCGGGGCCTGCCCGCCCTTCTGATCTTCGTCTTCGTGGGTGTCGCCGTGCCGCTGGCGTTCCCGGGTACGGAGATCCCCGGCGGCACCTACGGCAAGGTGGCGCTCGCGCTCGGCCTGGTCTCGGCGGCGTACATGGCGGAGACGATCCGCGCGGGCATCCAGGCGGTGCCCAAGGGGCAGATGGAGGCGGCCCGTTCGCTGGGCTTCTCGCATGCGCGGGCCATGGTCTCGATCATCATCCCGCAGGCGTTCCGGATCGTGATCCCGCCGCTCACCAACGAACTCGTCCTCCTCTTCAAGGACTCCTCGCTGGTGCTGTTCCTCGGTGTCACGCTGGAGGAGCGTGAGCTCACCAAGTTCGGGCGGGACCTGGCGAGCCAGACCGCCAACTCCACACCGATCCTGGTCGCGGGCCTGTGCTATCTGCTGGTGACGGTGCCGCTCGGCTTCGTCGTGCGCCGCCTGGAGGCCAAGGCCGGGGAGGCCACCAAGTGA
- a CDS encoding amino acid ABC transporter ATP-binding protein, producing the protein MTTSQTPEIQVKDLYKSFGDNEVLRGIDLEVKQGEVVCVIGPSGSGKSTLLRCVNLLEEPTKGQVFVGGTEVTHPDVDIDAVRRRIGMVFQQFNLFPHLSVTDNLTLPQRRVLNRDKAEAAKVAAENLERVGLSEKAGAYPSSLSGGQQQRVAIARALAMGPEVMLFDEPTSALDPELVGDVLAVMRMLANEGMTMMVVTHEMTFAREVADRVVFMDGGVIVEDGTPAQVIGNPSHERTRHFLSRLLDPAMADVEEETSDQVGKSEERPN; encoded by the coding sequence GTGACTACGTCCCAGACGCCCGAGATCCAGGTCAAGGACCTGTACAAGTCCTTCGGCGACAACGAGGTCCTGCGCGGTATCGACCTGGAAGTCAAGCAGGGCGAAGTCGTCTGCGTCATCGGCCCCTCGGGGTCCGGCAAGTCGACCCTGCTGCGCTGTGTGAACCTCCTCGAAGAGCCCACCAAGGGCCAGGTCTTCGTCGGCGGTACGGAGGTCACGCACCCCGACGTCGACATCGACGCCGTACGCCGCCGCATCGGCATGGTCTTCCAGCAGTTCAACCTCTTCCCGCACCTGTCGGTGACCGACAACCTCACGCTGCCGCAGCGGCGGGTGCTGAACCGGGACAAGGCGGAGGCGGCCAAGGTCGCCGCGGAGAACCTGGAGCGCGTGGGCCTGTCCGAGAAGGCCGGGGCGTACCCCTCGTCCCTCTCCGGCGGCCAGCAGCAGCGCGTCGCCATCGCCCGCGCGCTCGCCATGGGTCCCGAGGTGATGCTCTTCGACGAGCCGACCTCGGCGCTCGACCCCGAGCTCGTCGGCGATGTCCTCGCCGTCATGCGCATGCTCGCCAACGAGGGCATGACCATGATGGTCGTCACCCACGAGATGACCTTCGCGCGCGAGGTCGCCGACCGGGTCGTCTTCATGGACGGCGGCGTGATCGTCGAGGACGGCACCCCCGCACAGGTCATCGGCAACCCGAGCCACGAGCGCACCCGCCACTTCCTGTCCCGCCTCCTGGACCCGGCGATGGCGGACGTGGAGGAGGAGACTTCGGACCAGGTGGGCAAGTCCGAGGAGCGGCCGAACTAA
- a CDS encoding amidohydrolase family protein, with protein sequence MSDHAVLHVKGRVLVGPDEVRDELWVVDGRISYDRPVDARDIRTVQGWALPGLVDAHCHVGLDTHGPVPEDVAEKQALTDREAGTLLIRDAGSPSDTRWIDDRDDLPKIVRAGRHIARTRRYIRNYAHEIEPEDLVAYVAQEARRGDGWVKLVGDWLDRDTGDLGACWPREAVEAAIAEAHRLGARVTAHCFAADSLQDLVEAGIDCIEHATGLTEDTIPLFAERQVAIVPTLVNIATFPQLAAGGDEKFPRWSAHMRRLHERRYDTVRAAYDAGIPVYVGTDAGGSLAHGLVAGEVAELVTAGIPPVEALSATAWGARWWLGRPGLDEGAPADLVVYEADPRADVGVLAAPRRVVLNGRVVG encoded by the coding sequence ATGAGCGATCACGCGGTGCTTCACGTGAAGGGGCGGGTGCTCGTCGGGCCGGACGAGGTCCGCGACGAGTTGTGGGTCGTCGACGGCCGGATCTCCTACGACCGTCCCGTCGACGCCCGCGACATCCGTACGGTCCAGGGGTGGGCGCTGCCCGGCCTCGTCGACGCGCACTGCCATGTCGGGCTCGACACCCACGGCCCGGTCCCGGAGGACGTCGCCGAGAAGCAGGCGCTCACCGACCGCGAGGCGGGCACCCTCCTCATCCGGGACGCGGGATCGCCGTCCGACACCCGCTGGATCGACGACCGCGACGACCTCCCGAAGATCGTCCGCGCGGGCCGCCACATCGCCCGTACCCGCCGCTACATCCGCAACTACGCGCACGAGATCGAGCCGGAGGACCTGGTCGCGTACGTCGCCCAGGAGGCCCGGCGCGGCGACGGCTGGGTCAAGCTGGTGGGTGACTGGCTCGACCGCGACACGGGCGACCTCGGCGCCTGCTGGCCGCGCGAGGCCGTGGAGGCGGCGATCGCCGAAGCACACCGCCTGGGTGCCCGGGTGACCGCGCACTGCTTCGCGGCGGATTCGCTGCAGGACCTCGTCGAGGCGGGCATCGACTGCATCGAGCACGCGACGGGCCTGACGGAGGACACCATCCCGCTGTTCGCCGAGCGCCAGGTCGCGATCGTCCCCACGCTCGTGAACATCGCGACCTTCCCACAGCTCGCGGCCGGTGGGGACGAGAAGTTCCCGCGCTGGTCGGCGCACATGCGCCGGCTGCACGAGCGGCGCTACGACACCGTGCGCGCCGCGTACGACGCCGGAATCCCCGTGTACGTCGGCACCGACGCGGGCGGCTCCCTCGCGCACGGGCTCGTCGCGGGCGAGGTCGCCGAACTCGTCACCGCGGGCATCCCACCGGTCGAGGCGCTGTCCGCGACGGCCTGGGGTGCGCGGTGGTGGCTGGGGCGGCCGGGCCTGGACGAGGGGGCGCCCGCGGACCTCGTGGTGTACGAGGCGGATCCGCGGGCGGACGTAGGGGTGCTCGCGGCTCCCCGCCGCGTGGTGCTGAACGGGCGGGTCGTCGGCTAG
- a CDS encoding transposase: protein MARAPHHDLQTAARHQAATDPGWQADYRRWRPPVERAVAWLVHHGNRRLRYRGTIKNDTWLHTRAAALNLRRLINLGLTHTSGTWHLAPASA, encoded by the coding sequence CTGGCACGGGCGCCCCACCACGACCTCCAGACAGCCGCCCGCCACCAGGCCGCCACCGACCCCGGCTGGCAGGCTGACTACCGCCGCTGGCGCCCCCCGGTCGAACGCGCCGTCGCCTGGCTCGTCCACCACGGCAACCGGCGCCTGCGCTACCGCGGCACCATCAAGAACGACACCTGGCTCCACACCCGAGCCGCCGCCCTCAACCTCCGCCGACTGATCAACCTCGGACTCACCCACACCAGTGGCACCTGGCACCTCGCACCGGCCAGCGCATGA
- a CDS encoding serine hydrolase domain-containing protein: MTRSCGRLRRGAATAAAVGMLAVPASAVAVATATTTTATATEPRSPSDTPSDPVRTLTPAVKRQLDAAVRQVMREAHVPGVTVGIWTPSQGTYVKSFGVADKSNGQKMSPDLYLRIGSETKTFTVTALLKLVDEGKVGLDDPIGTYVDGVPNGDEITLRELAGMRSGLFNYSEDPDFFKALTSDPQRPFTPRQLLDYAFRHPVLFPPGEKFSYCNTNLILLGLVVEKAGGLPIEDYVQRNVLDPAGMHHTLFPTDAAFPTPHAQGYTNQTANGKIADTADWNPSWAWAAGAMISTLHDLRIWAPTVATGVLPDGKALISPATQKQRLTTPPTTIPGAGYGLGIFNVHGWIGHNGSLPGYESLTVFLPSARATLVVLLNTDINHDGQEPGTLLGEAITKVISPRHVFDLAAQPAAH; this comes from the coding sequence ATGACGCGCTCGTGCGGACGTCTGCGCAGGGGGGCCGCCACCGCCGCGGCGGTGGGCATGCTCGCGGTACCGGCCAGCGCCGTGGCCGTGGCCACGGCGACTACCACCACCGCCACAGCCACCGAACCCCGCTCCCCGTCCGACACCCCCTCGGACCCTGTCCGCACGCTCACCCCCGCCGTGAAGCGGCAGCTCGACGCGGCCGTGCGACAGGTCATGCGGGAGGCGCACGTACCCGGAGTGACCGTCGGGATCTGGACGCCCAGCCAAGGGACCTACGTGAAGTCGTTCGGGGTCGCCGACAAGAGCAACGGCCAGAAGATGTCGCCGGATCTGTATCTGCGGATCGGCAGCGAGACCAAGACCTTCACCGTGACGGCGCTGCTGAAGCTGGTCGACGAGGGCAAGGTGGGCCTCGACGATCCGATCGGCACGTACGTCGACGGCGTGCCCAACGGGGACGAGATCACGCTGCGCGAGCTGGCCGGAATGCGCAGCGGGCTGTTCAACTACTCCGAGGACCCTGACTTCTTCAAGGCGCTGACGTCCGATCCGCAGCGGCCGTTCACCCCGCGGCAACTGCTCGACTACGCCTTCAGGCACCCGGTGCTCTTCCCACCGGGCGAGAAGTTCTCCTACTGCAACACCAACCTGATCCTGCTCGGCCTGGTCGTCGAGAAGGCGGGCGGCCTGCCGATCGAGGACTACGTCCAGCGGAACGTCCTCGATCCGGCCGGAATGCATCACACTCTGTTCCCGACCGACGCGGCGTTCCCCACGCCGCACGCGCAGGGGTACACGAACCAGACCGCGAACGGAAAGATCGCCGACACGGCCGACTGGAATCCCTCCTGGGCCTGGGCGGCCGGCGCGATGATCTCCACTCTGCACGATCTGCGCATCTGGGCGCCCACGGTCGCCACCGGCGTCCTGCCCGACGGCAAGGCCCTGATCAGCCCCGCAACGCAGAAGCAGCGACTCACCACGCCCCCGACCACGATCCCGGGCGCCGGGTACGGCCTCGGCATCTTCAACGTCCACGGCTGGATCGGGCACAACGGCTCACTGCCGGGCTACGAGTCCCTGACCGTCTTCCTTCCGTCGGCGCGGGCGACCCTCGTCGTCCTGCTGAACACCGACATCAACCATGACGGCCAGGAGCCCGGCACACTCCTCGGTGAAGCGATCACGAAGGTCATCTCTCCGCGGCACGTCTTCGACTTGGCCGCACAGCCCGCGGCGCACTGA
- a CDS encoding SCO1860 family LAETG-anchored protein, with amino-acid sequence MNTNNFRMPAGRWAATAAATALAVGPAALADAGSAHATADHGRASAVVLRAGLDVSLLNKTVNVPLAVSLNEVRAPRSAQKTALTARLDGVDGGRPFSVLRADVATAKATVSAGKAEGSTNLAHAKVHVPGLPLLSLIEIEQVSSKATCVAGKKPVAAANLLGGVTVLGKKVTLSVGGPTEVRVPGVGDVRLDLSRTETTSRTAAASALELRVSIYPLKLNVTEVEGTVTLAKTTCESPVLPVKSAAPVADPAADIKAQGNPAKAGLADTGGGSTTPYIAGGAIALLVAGGGAVALARRRN; translated from the coding sequence TTGAACACCAACAACTTCCGCATGCCCGCAGGCCGTTGGGCCGCCACCGCGGCCGCCACCGCCCTCGCCGTGGGTCCCGCGGCGCTGGCCGACGCGGGCTCCGCTCACGCGACCGCCGACCACGGTCGGGCGAGCGCCGTCGTGCTCCGCGCCGGGCTCGACGTGTCCCTGCTCAACAAGACGGTGAACGTTCCGCTCGCGGTCTCCCTCAACGAGGTGCGGGCACCGCGGAGCGCCCAGAAGACCGCGCTCACCGCGCGGTTGGATGGTGTCGACGGCGGGCGTCCGTTCTCCGTGCTGCGCGCGGACGTCGCCACCGCGAAGGCCACCGTGTCCGCCGGGAAGGCCGAGGGCTCCACGAACCTCGCGCACGCGAAGGTCCATGTCCCCGGGCTGCCGCTGCTGTCGCTCATCGAGATCGAGCAGGTGAGCTCGAAGGCGACGTGCGTGGCGGGGAAGAAGCCCGTGGCCGCCGCGAACCTTCTCGGCGGGGTCACCGTCCTTGGCAAGAAGGTCACGCTCTCCGTGGGCGGGCCGACGGAGGTGCGGGTGCCGGGGGTCGGGGACGTGCGCCTCGACCTCTCCAGGACCGAAACCACGTCCCGTACGGCTGCCGCGTCCGCGCTCGAACTCCGGGTGTCCATCTACCCGTTGAAGCTGAACGTGACCGAGGTCGAGGGTACGGTGACGCTGGCGAAGACCACGTGCGAGTCACCGGTGCTGCCGGTGAAGTCGGCTGCCCCAGTGGCCGACCCAGCGGCCGACATCAAGGCCCAAGGGAACCCGGCCAAGGCGGGGTTGGCCGACACCGGAGGCGGCTCGACGACGCCGTACATCGCCGGCGGCGCGATCGCGCTGCTGGTGGCGGGCGGGGGAGCGGTCGCGCTGGCGCGCAGGCGGAACTGA
- a CDS encoding Tn3 family transposase, with translation MRRVAETVQPLVSARRDSPTTGGLAHTPAPLTPVAPSDHEVQLEYRLPQQVKVQANLPKGPPRVRPENGQAGQSYQRYQDGMDDHIGALRLVPNALVLLDTRYMDGAVTRLRADGFYVRDEGMARLSSFVRQHVNVLGRTFPTSPSLPGSLCSLRCPDAVGGE, from the coding sequence ATGCGGCGTGTCGCTGAGACAGTGCAGCCACTTGTCTCTGCCCGCCGGGATTCGCCAACAACGGGCGGTCTCGCCCATACCCCGGCACCCCTGACACCTGTCGCACCGTCAGATCACGAAGTGCAACTGGAGTACCGGCTACCGCAGCAGGTCAAGGTGCAGGCCAACCTCCCAAAAGGGCCGCCACGCGTTCGCCCGGAGAACGGCCAGGCGGGGCAGTCCTATCAGCGCTACCAAGACGGCATGGATGACCACATCGGCGCGCTGCGACTGGTCCCCAACGCTCTGGTGCTCCTCGACACGAGGTACATGGACGGCGCCGTCACTCGGCTGCGCGCTGACGGGTTCTACGTCCGCGACGAGGGCATGGCTCGCCTTTCCTCCTTCGTGCGGCAGCACGTCAACGTACTGGGCCGAACTTTTCCAACTTCCCCCAGCCTGCCCGGAAGCCTGTGTTCGCTCCGTTGTCCGGACGCCGTCGGAGGAGAGTGA
- a CDS encoding aldo/keto reductase, which produces MERRYLGATGMSVSATALGTANFGPPTNTDRAETVGMIRTAIEAGINVIDTSDGYGDGEVEMIVGEAIQDHRDDVVLATKFGAPFVDDPNRQGASPRWVRRAVEASLRRLRTDHIDLFQLARYDWNTGLDETLSALTDLQSAGLIRAFGHSSFPVEKIVEAQWVAERRGHARFATEQARYSILHRELETAVLPTAQRYGMGVLSYGPLANGWLSGRALAENLRAKFDPSMFDTTDPANARCAELVAELAKVAEAAGIPLPHMATAFTRTHPAITSVIIGPRTPHQLQDQIAASDLVLTDDLLDAIDAIVAPGTEVIPGDTSIYRTSPPSITDPAQRRRHGQRSSKT; this is translated from the coding sequence ATGGAACGCAGGTACCTCGGCGCGACCGGCATGTCGGTCAGCGCCACCGCACTGGGCACCGCGAACTTCGGGCCGCCGACCAACACCGACCGCGCCGAGACCGTCGGCATGATCCGCACAGCCATCGAGGCAGGCATCAACGTGATCGACACCTCCGACGGTTACGGAGACGGCGAGGTGGAGATGATCGTGGGCGAGGCGATCCAGGACCATCGCGACGATGTCGTCCTGGCCACCAAGTTCGGCGCCCCCTTCGTCGACGACCCGAATCGTCAGGGCGCATCCCCTCGCTGGGTCCGCCGTGCGGTCGAGGCCAGCCTGCGTCGGCTGCGCACCGATCACATCGACCTCTTCCAGCTGGCCCGCTACGACTGGAACACCGGTCTGGACGAAACGCTGAGTGCCCTGACCGACCTGCAAAGCGCGGGCCTGATCCGCGCGTTCGGACACTCAAGTTTTCCCGTCGAGAAGATCGTGGAAGCGCAGTGGGTCGCAGAGCGGCGCGGGCACGCCCGGTTCGCCACCGAGCAGGCCCGCTACTCCATCCTGCATCGCGAGCTGGAAACCGCTGTACTGCCCACCGCCCAGCGCTACGGTATGGGCGTGCTCAGCTACGGTCCGCTGGCCAACGGCTGGCTGAGCGGCCGCGCCCTCGCCGAGAACCTCCGCGCCAAGTTCGACCCGTCGATGTTCGACACCACCGACCCGGCCAACGCCCGCTGCGCCGAACTCGTCGCCGAGCTGGCCAAGGTCGCCGAAGCGGCCGGCATCCCCCTCCCGCACATGGCCACGGCCTTCACCCGGACACACCCGGCCATCACCTCGGTCATCATCGGACCCCGCACGCCCCACCAACTCCAAGACCAGATTGCGGCATCCGACCTGGTCCTCACCGACGACCTCCTCGACGCCATCGACGCCATCGTGGCGCCGGGCACCGAAGTCATCCCCGGCGACACCAGCATCTACCGCACCTCGCCGCCCTCGATCACCGATCCCGCACAGCGCCGCCGCCACGGCCAGCGCTCCAGCAAGACCTGA